In a genomic window of Wyeomyia smithii strain HCP4-BCI-WySm-NY-G18 chromosome 1, ASM2978416v1, whole genome shotgun sequence:
- the LOC129717168 gene encoding uncharacterized protein LOC129717168, whose product MVPAAGYVTDLFRQQQEAINRQWEAMQQQQQAFMNQQEEMMRTIMSSIQVQVPPNPGVILDSLANNIKEFRYDPENNVTFAARYKRYDDLFEKDANRLNEGAKVRLLMRKMGMSEYERYVSFILPKSPKNHTFAKTVAKLTALFGAAESVISRRYRCLQIGKQSGEDYVTYACRINKSCVEFELTKLTEEQFKCLMFVCGLKSERDAEVRTRLLTRIEDRCDVTLEQLSEECQRLLNLRHDTAMIENPATVSVLSSRKKFWKHSS is encoded by the coding sequence ATGGTTCCAGCAGCAGGTTATGTAACAGATCTTTTTCGGCAGCAGCAAGAGGCTATTAATCGTCAATGGGAAGcgatgcagcagcagcagcaggcaTTTATGAATCAGCAAGAGGAAATGATGCGTACCATTATGTCATCGATCCAGGTACAGGTACCGCCAAATCCGGGGGTGATTCTAGATTCACTCGCTAACAACATTAAGGAATTTAGATACGATCCGGAAAACAACGTTACATTCGCGGCGCGGTACAAACGCTACGATGACTTGTTCGAAAAAGATGCTAATCGCCTTAACGAAGGTGCTAAAGTCCGTCTGCTCATGCGGAAGATGGGAATGTCGGAATACGAGCGTTATGTGAGTTTTATACTTCCAAAATCGCCGAAGAATCATACATTTGCGAAAACAGTGGCAAAACTTACTGCTTTATTTGGTGCCGCTGAGTCCGTTATTAGTCGCAGATATCGCTGCCTGCAGATAGGAAAACAATCCGGTGAAGATTATGTGACTTATGCCTGTCGTATTAATAAGTCATGCGTCGAGTTTGAACTAACTAAATTAACTGAAGAACAGTTCAAATGTTTAATGTTCGTTTGTGGCCTGAAATCCGAACGTGACGCTGAAGTAAGGACTAGGCTACTTACCCGGATTGAAGATCGGTGTGATGTTACGCTAGAGCAACTATCAGAGGAGTGTCAACGATTGTTGAACTTGAGACACGATACTGCCATGATTGAAAATCCAGCAACCGTCAGTGTATtgtcatcaagaaaaaaattttggaaaCATTCCAGCTAA